A stretch of DNA from Micromonospora sp. NBC_01813:
GGCGATGGCGACCATCCGGCCGTCGCGTCCGGCATCGACGACGGTGGCGATGACGCCGATCACCGGGGAATCGGCGGCGTCGTGGCCGTAGCGGATGTCTGCGACCCGGACGGTCATCGACCGGTCGCCGTACACCCAGTCGGCTTTGCCCAGGTGCAGCGTGTCGCCGACGTTCAGCAGGTCATCGGCGGACCTCGGGTCCCGAGTGGGCATCAGTTGCCCGATCCGTCGTGGACGCGGGCGTCGCGCCCCGGGCCGGCGTACGGCCGCTCCCGAGTCGGCCCCGAATTGATCAACTCGCAATTGATCAACTGCTGCGGCATATCTATCCTTGCCCCGTCACCGCCGTATCGGTCCACTGATACATCCCCTCCAGAAAACTGTCGGCAAACTTTCGTGCTCTCCACCCTGGACTTCTTCGCATCGGTCTGGATAGGTTTCTGCTGCCTACTGGCATCCATCGGGGTGAGTCGGATCTGACTCGGAGGGCGATATGGTAAATGAGCTTGGCGACCTGCTGCGACGCGAGCGCATCTCACGTGGCATGACACAGGACGCGGTCGGCACGGCGGTCCACATCAGCGGGTCGGCCATCGGCCATTTCGAAAAGGGCAAGTCCGCGCCGCAGGAGACCACCGCCGACGCGCTCGACCTGCTGTTCGGCACTGGCAGCCGCGTCCAGGAGCTGGCCCGCGAAGCACGGGGTGAGGCGGTGGCACCATGGTTGCGCCCGTGGGTGGAGAACGAGAAGCGGTCGTTGCTGTTGCGGACCGTCGAGCCCACCCTGATCCCCGGCCTGCTGCAGACCGAGGCGTACGCGCGGGCGATCCTGAGCGCCGGTCAGCACACGCCGGAGCAGGTCGAGGAGCTGGTCGCCATCCGAATGGCCCGGCAAACGGCCGCCCTGGAGCGGGCCGAGCCGGCGGCCCTGGTCGCCCTGATCGGTGAGCCGGCGTTGCATACCGGCGACCCGGTCTTCATGAAGGACCAGTTGGAGCACCTGGTCGACATCGGCGACCGGTACAACGTGCACATCCGGGTGATCCCGCAACGGGCCGGGCTGCACGCGGGTCTCGCTGGTGCATTCGTCATCGCCACGCTGATCGGTGGCGCGCAGATCGGCTACCTGGATGATCAACTGGAGGGCCGGATCGCGGCGACGTCGAAGGACATGGCCACGCTGGTCCGCACGTGGGAAGCTCTCAGTGGCATCGCGCTAACCTGCGAGCAGTCCCGCAATCTCATCCTGAAGGTGATCGATGAGCACGAAGAGCGCGCCACAGTGGCGCAAGTCCAGTCTTAGCAGCAGCAATGGCGGCAACTGCGTCGAGGTCGCCGACAACCTGCCGGCGCGGGTACTGGTACGCGACAGCAAGGACACCAGCGGGCCGACCCTGACCTTCTCCCCCGCCGCCTGGCACTCGTTCGTCGCCGACCCACCCACCACCACGACCAATTGACCCCACCGACCGCACCCCGCATCCGCCTCGCCTGACCAGCGACGGATGTTGAGGAGCCTCGGACCACCAGTACGTCTGAGGACTCCTCGCCGACGACAACGAACCAACTCACGGTGATCAAGATGCTCGACGAAGGCCAGCCCCCCGCCCGGAGGATTGGGCACACACTGCCACGTCCGACCACCTCATCTGCCCGCCTACCAGGAGCAGCGCAGAGCCGAGCAGTACGCCGCCCTCGAATCCACTGCGGTGAGCATCGACGACGAGGAGGACCTCGACACCGTGATCACTCGACTACGAGAGGCACGCCGGGCGGTCGCACGGCGCCGCGGCGGGTCCTCGAAGTAGGACGATGCTCGCCGCCCTCGAACAGCTCCACCGCGTCCACCGGGTCAGGGAGTCAGGATGATCTTGCCTAGGTGCGACAGTCCGACGCGCCGCTGCGGGTCATCGCCGCCGAGGTCGGCTACCGATCTGAGTTCGCCTTTGCCAGCTCGTTCAAACGCCATTTCGGGACCGCCCCCGGCGCCTACCGCCGGGGGCGAAACTCCGCAGACTCGGCGAGCCCGGATCAGCAGCCCCACCTTTCCTGAGCCTTGATCACGATCGGCATGGACTGCGTGCTGGAACCGTCGGTCAGCGTCATCACGGCCCGGTACTCCCCGTACGCCAGCGGCGGCAGGTCCGTGGTGACCCAGGCGATTCCGAGGTACCGGTCACCATTGTCTGCCGGCGCGATCGGCGGGTGCGGCAGGCTGGTGACAGTGCCGGCGGGCAGGCCCTGCACGTCGACCTGCAGTGGCGTCGTCCAGCTTCCGGCGACAAAGCCGATGAAGTACGTGAACCATTCAGTATTTGCCGGGATGCAGGCCCGCTGCTCATAGTCCGACAGGTCCCAGGTCGCCGCCGCAGTGGCCGCAGCAGACCCTGGCACGGCCGCGCCGGCAGGAGCGGCGGTCGCCGGAGCAGCGGTCGCGATCAGCGCCAGTCCGGTCGCCACGGCGAGCGTCAGTCGGACGGTACGGGACATCGACTTCACGATGAGCCTCCTTCGGTCATCCGCTTTCGGGCGGCGTCCGACCCCAGGACCCGGCATTTCTTCCAGGACGCCACCCCTTGTTAACGGAGTATTACCACCGTGCCGATAGATCACCAGGAATCTCTCGGGGATCGCCCACCTGTCCCACCAGCCGACCGCAGGAGTGACGACGATCACCTGAACACTGTTCAGTCTTGAACAGTGTTCAGGTTCGGTGCGAAACTCGTCGGCATGCAGCTGAAGCGAGCGGACGTGGTGACCGGGGCCCTTGCCCTGCTGGACACCGACGGCCTCGACGGATTGACCATGCGCAAGCTGGGTGCCCGGCTCGGTGTGCAGGCCGGTGCTGTCTACTGGCACTTCAAGGACAAGGAAGCACTGCTCGGCGCGGTCGCCGACCGGATCGTCGGCGAGATCACCGAAACCCCGCTCGACCCCGGCACCTGGGACGCACAGCTGGCGGAGTTCGCGCACCGCTTCCGCCGCGCCCTGCTCGCCCACCGTGACGGCGCCCGCGTGGTCGCCGGCACCTACGTGACCGAGCCGAACACCGTGCAGGGTGGTGAACTGGTGATGCGGATCCTCACCGACGCGGGTTTCCCGCTCGACCGCGCCGGCTGGGCGATCTTCGCCGGCATGTACTACGTGCTCGGCCACACGATCGAGGAGCAGGCCCAGCAGGCCGCCGGTGACTGGGAGCAGCGCGCCGCCGACGTGGCCGACACGGAGCTGCTCCAGGCAATGGACGGAGCGATCAAGGCCGACCCCGAGGAGCGTTTCGCGTACGGCCTGGAGCTCTATCTCGATGGCGTACGCCTGCGGCTCGCGCAGGCTCAGCAATGATCCCGAGGGTCAAGCGGTCCCGGCAGCGACGGGTGATCCCGCTGCAGGTGCGCGCCAACATCCAGCTGAGCCCGTCGTTCCACCGGGTCACCTTCGGCGGCGCAGCCCTCGCCGGGTTCACCAGCCCCGGCCTGGATCACGGCGTACGGCTCTTCTTTCCGCGTACCGGCCAGGACCGGCTGTGGCTGCCGAGCCTGCGCAACGACGCGTGGATGGCCGAGACGCTGCTGCAGCCCACCTCCCGACGCCCGTGGGTGCGCACCTACACCGTGCGCGAGTTCCGACCTGCGCAACAGGAACTCGACATCGAGTTCACCCGGCACGGCGACCAAGGGCCGGCCTCCGCCTGGGTCGCCCGGGCCCGTCCGGGCGACCCGGCCGGCATCTTCGACGAGGGCTACACCTATCTGCCATCCGATGGGGCCGATCGACAACTGCTGGTGGGCGACGAAAGCGCACTGCCCGCGATCTTGTCCATCCTGGAGTCTGCTCCGGTGACGCTCACCGGGCAGGTCTACCTGGAGGTGCCGCAGACCGCCGACATCCGTCGGATCGCCGGCCCGCTCGGCGTACAGGTGACATGGTTGGCACGCGACGGTGCCGGCACGATCCCCGGGGCCCTCGCCCTGGACACCGTCCGAAACGCACCCGACCTGGGCGCGCCCTCCTACACCTGGGTCGCCGGCGAGGCAAAGCTCGCCACCGGCGTACGCCGCCACCTGGTCGACGAACGGGGCATCGGCAAGCGAGACATCGCCTTCATGGGCTACTGGCGGCACGGCCGCTCCAGCATCGGCTGACCCGCTGCAAGACCTACTGCACATCGGGGGTAGCCGGGCAACCAGGTGACTTGTCGGAGGCCTTCCCGTAGGGTGCCGTCGCGACACAAGGAGGCACATCCGATGACCCGACCGGCTGCCCGTGCAAGGTTCCGATCGCTGTCTGTCGTGGTGCTGTCCGGCGTACTGCTGCTCGCCGGGTGCGGCGGGCAGTCCGCGGCCGGGCCCGACCAGCTGGCGGCGACGCCGGCCGTCGCCGACACCGCGAGGACGCTGGACACCTCCGGCAGACCGACACCGGTGGCACCCACCTCGGCGGACGCGACCACGACGAGCCCTACCCCGGCGGGCGCGACCGCACCTGGCCCGGCCTCGTCGGGCCGGGCGTCGACCGCGCCGCCGCAGCCGGCACCGGTGTCGTCCGCACGTAAAGGGGTGGGGGTGTGGGACTTCCCTGGAGTGAGCGAGGCGCTGGCGAACTCGAAGGCTGGCTGGTACTACACCTGGAGCACCCAGCACCCGGGCATCCGTACTCCGGCCGGGGCGACCTTCGTACCGATGATCTGGGGTCCCGGCAGCGTGACCCCGACGGAACTCGCCCGTGCCGAGGCGGCCGGGCCGTACCTGCTCGGCTTCAACGAGCCGGACCTGGCCGAGCAGTCGAACATGACCGTCGAGCAGGCGCTCGACCTGTGGCCGCAATTGGCTGCCACCGGCAACATCCTGGGCAGTCCGGCGGTGGCGTGGGGTGGTGCCGACGCTGGCGGCTGGCTGGACCGGTTCATGTCCGGAGCGCGCCAGCGCGGCTACCGGGTCGACTTCATCGCGCTGCACTGGTACGGCGGCGACTTCACCACGGCCAACGCCGTCGACCAGCTCCGGCAGTACATCGAGGCCGTACACCAGCGGTACGGCAAGCCGATCTGGTTGACCGAGTTCGCGTTGATCCGATTCGGCGCTGGTGGCGCGGAGTTCCCGAGCGAGCAGCAGCAGGCGGCGTTCCTGACCGCCGCCACCGACATGCTCGCCGGCCTGCCCTACCTGCAGCGGTACGCGTGGTTCGGGCTGCCGGCCACCGACCGGGACCGCACCGGTCTGTTCCGCAGCGGCAGCCAGGCAACCGCCGTGGGGCGGGCCTTCCAGGCCGCCGACTGAGCAGAATCGATCCCGCTCGGCACTGCGGACCCGGTGGGCGCTGCGGGTTCGGGACCTACCACCCGCTGGGGGCGTAGTCCTTCAGGAAGCAGTCATACAGATCCTCGCCCTGCTCACCACGGACGATCGGGTCGTACACCCGGGCGGCGCCGTCGACCAGGTCCAGTGGCGCGTGGAAGCCCTCGTCGGCGAGGCGCATCTTCGTCGGGTGCGGGCGCTCGTCGGTGATCCAGCCGGTGTCGACGCTGGTCATCAGGATGCCGTCGGTCAGCAACTCCCGTGCGCTGGTGCGGGTCAGCATGTTCAGGGCGGCCTTCGCCATGTTGGTGTGCGGGTGGCCGGCTCCCTTGTAGCCCCGGGCGAACACCCCTTCCATCGCCGACACGTTCACCACGTACTTGCGCCGGGCCGGCGCGGCGGCCATCGCCGGACGCAGCCGGCTGATCAGGATGAACGGCGCGACCGAGTTGCACAGCTGCACTTCGAGCAACTCGACCGCGTCGACCTCGTGCACCCGTTGCACCCAGCTGTTGACCGGATCGAGGTCCGGCACCAGCCCGCCGGCGTCGATCGCCGACGCCAGGGCGATCCGCTCCGGTGAGGCTGAGCCACTGGTCAGCGCCAGCGCGGTGAGCGCGTGCGGCGAGATCGCCGAGGACTGCGGTCGCGGTGCGCCGATCGCCGCCGCGGCCTCGCCTCGGCCGCCGGCCGACGAGAAGCTGACGATCTCCGGCAGCGGCCCGTCTGGCAGCGGTGCCGATTCGGCGGCCACCAGGTGCGCGTACGCGCCGGGGCTGCGCCGGACGGTCTGGGCCGCGTTGTTGATCAGGATGTCCAGTGGCCCCTGTGCGGCGACCGAGTCGGCCACGGCGATCACCTGGGCGGGGTCGCGCAGGTCGACGCCGAGGATCCGCAGCCGGTGCAGCCACTGGTCGCTGTCGTCCATCGCGGCGAACCGACGGGCGGCGTCCTGCGGGAACCGGGTGGTGATCGTGGTGTGTGCGCCGTCGCGCAGCAGCCGCAGCGCGATGTACATGCCGATCTTGGCTCGGCCGCCGGTGAGCAGCGCCCGCCGGCCGGTCAGGTCGGTGCGGGCGTCGCGGCGCTCGTGGTTGAGCTTGGCGCACGCCGGGCAGAGCTGGTGGTAGAAGGCGTCCACCTCGCGGTAGCGCTCCTTGCAGATGTAGCAGGCGCGGGGCTGGTGCAGGATGCCGGCGGTGGCACCGAGCGTCGTCGACGCCAGCGGGATGCCCTTGGTCTCGTCGTCGATGCGGCCTGGCGCCCCGGTTGCGGTCGCCGCCGTGACGGCCCGGTCGGCGGCGAGGATGGCGTCGCGTCGCTCCTCTCGCCGCCGCAGTTTCACCGATTTGTACAGCTTTGCGGTGGCCCGCTGCACCCGTACCACATCGGGGTGGTCGGACGGCAACGCCGACAGCGCCTCGATGACGTCGAGGCAGACCTGCAGCTGCGCCGGGTCGATCCCGGCCAAATCCAGATCAAGATCCGGTCGTACGTCGTCCACCGTCATACCCGGTACCCGTCTCGTTCCTGTCGCCGCGGCGATGCGACCTGGAACTCTACCCACCACCGCGGCTGCGCCGTGACGCCGCTGCGCCGAGCGGGTTCGGTCGGCCACGGCGGATCAACCCGTGACCTGCTGCCACACCGGCACGATCCGGGCGTGGGTGAAGCGCCAGCCCTCAGGCGTACGGATGGCGGTGTAGCCGGCCTGCACGCCGGCCGTCCGATACGGCGCCTCGCCGGGTCGGAAGAAGTAGACGAGCTGATGGGTGCTGACCTCGGCCTGGTCGCGTTTTAGGTCGAGGTCGACCACGACGTCGGTGTTGAAGTGCTGGATGCCCTCGTCTGCCGGGCTGGTCCGCCGGATCCCCTCGACGATCTCGTCGATTCCGCGCAGCTCGCCGCGTGGGCTGCTGGTCTGCGCGTCCGGGGTGTAGATGCTCCGCAGGTCGTCGAAGCGACGTTGGTCCAGTGCCCGGGCGAGCCGGGCGACCAGCTCGGCGATCTCGACGCGGTCGGCAGTGGGTGACATTCAGATCCTCCATTCGTTGGCGCGGCCAACAATAAGGCAGAATCGTTGGCGACACCAACGTCCTGTTACGGTGGTCACCGTGGAGTCCACGCCGCGCCGGCTCGCCACCAGAGCAAGCTGGTTGATCACTCAGACCGCCGTGCACTCCCGGCGACTCGTCGCCGAGGGATTCACCGCCGCAGGTGCCCGCGGCTACCACTACCGGGTGCTGGCCGCGTTGCACGAATTCGGCCCGGCCAGCCAAGCGGACCTGGGGCGACGCTGTCAGATGGACCGCAGCGACGTCGTCGCCGCCGTCACCGAACTGGAGCGGGCCGGATTCGTCGCGCGCGGCACCGACCCGGCAGACCGCCGCCGCAACACCGTCACGATCAGCGATACCGGCGAGCGGCAGCTGCACCAACTGGACGACGCCCTCGACCAGGTGCAGGACGACCTGCTCGCCCCGCTGACGCCCGCCGAGCGCCAGACCCTCATCACCCTGCTCGGCAAGGTGCTCGACCACCACAGCACCCCGCCGACAGCCGGTGACCAACAACAGAACGTGACGTGACACGGGTCACACACGGGTCAAAACCGTCGCAGGGGTGTGGATCGTCTTGCCTGTTGTGAGACGGAGCCTGGACGCACTCGACGAGGGTGAACTGCTGCGCCGCATCGCCAAAGGCGACCGGCGGGCCTTCGACGAGCTGTACCGCCGTACGTCGCCCTGGTTGACCGCCCGGCTGCGCCGGCGGTGCGCCGACGACGACCTGGTGGCCGAGGTGCTGCAGGACACCTACCTGGCGGTGTGGCGCTCGGCCGGCAGCCAGGCACAGGACTCGGCCAAGGGCAGCGCCGTCGGCTGGCTGTGGACGATCGCCGCCCGCCGGCTGGTCGACGCGTTCCGTGCCCGGGCCCGCCGCGAGCGGGTCCCGGCGGTGCAGACCTTCGCCACCATCGCACCGGCCGCCGAGGACGAGGTGCTGGCCGACGGGATGGACGCCAACCTGGAACAGGCCCTGCTGGCGTTGCCAGCCAACCTGCGCCAGGTGCTGCGCGCGATGGTGCTCGACGGCCTGACCACCCGGGAGACGTCGGTACTGCTCGGCATGCCAGAGGGAACCGTGAAGACGTACGCGCGGCGGGCCCGGATCGCGCTACGGGAGGCATTGTCATGAACACTCATCCCACCCCTGTTCTCATCTCCCGCTACGCCGCCGGTGACGCCATTGACGACGCCACCGTCTGGGCGATCGAGGCCCACCTGGAGTCCTGCGCCGCCTGCCGGACGGTTCTCACCACGGCGGTCGACCCGGCCGCCCGGCAACTGCTGGACCGGGTGGCCGACGGCATCGCCGCCGGGATCGCCGCCGGCCCCGCGCCGGCCAGGCGCCGACGACTACGCCGCGCCGGGGTCACCGCCCGCATCCTGCCCTGGCTGGCCACGGCGGTCGCGCTGATGCTGGTGGCGGTGTTGTTCGAGTCGACGTTCCACAGCATGCCGTCACTGGTGCTGCTCATCGCACCGGTGGCACCCCTGCTGCCGGTGGCCGCCGCGTGGAGCCGGCGCACCGACCCGGCCTGGGAGCTGATCGCCTCGATGCCGCGCACCGGGCTGTCGTTGCTGCTTCGCCGTACCTTCGCCGTCCTGATGGCGGTCGTCCCGGTGCTGGCAGCGGCCGGCGGGGTGACCGGGCACTCCCCTGTCCGGTGGCTGCTGCCCTGCCTGGCCTTCACCGCCGGCGCCCTGGCCCTGGGTGGACTGGTCGGCGTTGACCGGGCTGCGCTCGGCCTGTCGGTCGTCTGGTCCGTCGGCGTGATCGCGCCGAGCCTGGCGGGTCAACGTCTGCCGGTCATTCTCGAGGCCGGCAGCTGGCCGGGCTGGGCGGCGGCCACCGCCGGGCTGGTCGCGGTACTGCTGATCCGGGCCGGCGATCACAGCCGGCCGGGCATCGGCTACGGCCAGCCAGGCATCGGCCGCAACTGACTCCGGCGCGCCGGCTCTGCCAGCCCGCGCCCGACCTGCTCACTTCAACTGGCGGAACCTCCGCCAGCTGTCCCGATGAACGGAGAGATCATGATGCGTGCGGTCAGCGCGGCGGAAACCGCCCCGACCACGTACGCGTGGACGGTGCACGCCGAGAACCTGGTAGTCCGGGCCGGCCGCCACCTCGCGGTCAACGGGCTCGACCTGGCGCTGGGCACCGGTGTGCACGGGCTACTCGGCCCCAACGGCGCCGGCAAGACCACGCTGATGCGGGCGCTCGCCACGGTGGTCAAGCCCGCCGGTGGGCGGCTCGACCTGCTCGGCGAGGACATCACCGGCCGCGCCGACCTGCGTCGGGTACGTCGCAAGCTCGGCTACCTGCCGCAGCACTTCGGCTTCTACCCCCGGTTCACCGTGCGTGAGTTCGTCGAGTACATGGCCTGGCTCAAGGAGATGCCGAAGTCGGAGATCCCCGGGGCGGTGCAGCGGGCCGTCGACCGGGTGGGACTGTCCACCCGGGCCGACTCCAAGTTGAAGGCGCTCTCCGGCGGCATGCTGCGCCGTGCCGGCATCGCCCAGGCCATCGTCAACGACCCGGAGGTACTGCTGCTCGACGAACCGACGGTCGGCCTGGACCCGGAGCAACGCCTCGACTTCCGCGAACTGTTGCGCGAGATCGGGTCGGACACCTGTGTACTGGTCTCCACCCACCTGGTCGAGGACGTCGCGGTGGCCTGCACCGACGTGGTGCTGATCAACGAGGGACGGCTGGTGTGGCAGGGCACCAGCGCGCAGCTCGCCGCGCAGGGCGGCGACGGCGACGCCGGGGACAGCGCCACCGAACGTGGCTACTCGGCGCTGCTGCGCGCGTACCGGCAGCGGGTGTCGGCATGACCGGCCGAATCATGCGGACCGAGGTACGCCGGTCGGCGGTGCCCGGTCTCGCCGCACTGCTCCTGGTGGTCTGCGCGGGGCTCACGCTGACCTCGATCGAGTTCTTCTCCGGTCGGTGGACGCAGCTGGTGATGTACGGCCGCGGGTCACTGATCCTGCTGGTCCCGCTGGCGCTGGCCGGTGGCGCGTGGCTGGGCCGGCGTGACCGGCGGCACCGGGTCGGGGAGTTGTTCGCCACCACCGTACGGCCGCGCTGGCAGCGGACCTTCCCGCTCGCCGCCGGGTACGCCGGGGCTCTGGTCGCGGTCTACCTGCTGGTGCTGCTCATTGGCGCGGTGTGGGTGATCCCGACGGCCGGCTACTTCCCCGTCGCGGTCCTCGGTATCACCGCGGTCGGTGTGCTGGCCGTGGTCGCCGCCGGTTGGCTGGGGATGGCCGCGGGCCGGGCTGTGCCTCGGATCGTCACCGCGCCGGTCCTCGCGGTGGTCGGGTTCGCCGTGTTGGCCCTGCTGCCCGACTTCGTGTCGATGGCCGGCTTCGACGAGAACTTCGTCAAGATGCGCCCGGATCCGGCCGCGTTGCTGCTGAATCCGGCCGCTGTCAACGGCCTCGACGACTTCCAGACCATTCCCGGCTCGGTCACCCTGCTGCAGGCGGGGTGGTTGGTGGCGCTGGCCGGCACCGGCCTGCTGCTGATCGGCGCGGTACGCCGCAGCGTGCTCGCCCTGGCGGTGCTGCCCGCAGTGCTCGGTGCTGCCGTGGCGGTGCCGCTGCTGCCGACCGGTGGCTACACCGGGGCCGCCATCGTCGACCCGACCGCCGTCGAACTGGTCTGCGACGACAACGGCCCGCAGGTGTGTGTCCGCAAGGTACACGCGGCGCTGCTGCCCGACCTGGTCGAGCCGGCCCGGGAGGCGCTCGCGGTCATGGCGGCCAAACTTCCCGACGCACCAGTACGCGCGGTGCAGAGCGCGCGGCTGGCCGATTGGGCCGATCCGGACCAGACCCCGGCACGGCACGACGCGGACACGCTGACCTTCACGACGCCGAGCATCGACCGGTCCGGTAGGGCGGATCTCAGTGACGGGTACTTCGAGGCAGAACTGCTGCGGTCACCCTGGTCGCAGGAGTGCAGGCCCAGCGGCGGCAACAGCTACCAGGTATTCGAGTCGGCGCCCTACCTGGCGCAGGCGGTGGCCGCGGCCTGGCTGGTCGACGAGCCGCCGACGCCGGAGAGTTGGTGGAGCGCCGACGACCGGCAGTTGACCGAGACCGCGTACCAGACACTGATCGCGCTGCCGGTGGACCAGCAGCAACAGGTCGCCGGGCAGGCCCGCGCCGCCGCCCTCGACTGCGACTTCGACCGGTTCGAAGAGATCATGATGGCGGGTGTCCGGTGAGGTGGATCGGCCTGTACCTGCGCTCCCGCCGGGTGCCAACGGCCGCGGTCATCGTGTTCGGTTTCATCGCGCTGATCTGGGTCAGTTGGCCGAGCTTCTCCGACGGTGAAACCATCAACGCCCGGATGATCAGCATCACGGTGCTGATCGGGGCGGTCGCCCTCGGCACCACGCTGAGCGGCGCCGACGACGCACTCGACCACACCGCCGCGGTCAACTGGCCGGCCCGCCGCGCCGGACACCTGCTGCTCGCCACCGCCGCGATCATGGGGTTGTTGCTGCTCAGCACGGTCACCGACGCACGGTTCGAGCCGCTCGGCGTGGTGGCACGCAACACGGCGGGCCTGGTCGGGCTCACCGCGCTCGGGGCGACGCTGCTCGGCGCGGCGTTGTCCTGGATCGCGCCACTGACCTGGACCCTCATCGCGATCATGCCGTGGATGGGGCCGAGTGAGCAGGTGCGGACCCAGCTCGGTGCCTGGCTGATCCAGCCGGCGGACACCACCGCCGCCACCGTCTGCGCGACGGTGCTCGCGGCGGCCGGGCTGCTCGCGTACGCCCTGCGGGGCTGCCCCCGACGCCCAGCCGCCGAGACCGCCCCCGACCACTGACCTGGCCGCCGCCGGTTTCGTTCGCCGACGACGGCCTGCCGGGCAGTGCCCGGCAGGCCGTCGTCGGCACGCAGCGGGTCAGGACCGGGCGCCACCGGGCGATCGGGTCAGCGGTAGCCGGCCAGGATCCGGGCGTTGTACTGCTCGACGCCCCGCGCGGCCAGGATCGCCCCCACCGCGAGATAGGCCAGCCAGGTCAGCGGCATGGTGACCCAGCCGATGACGATGAAGATCAGCAGGAAGTTGATCCAGAACGTCACCCAGAAAGTCAGCA
This window harbors:
- a CDS encoding glycoside hydrolase family protein, whose translation is MTRPAARARFRSLSVVVLSGVLLLAGCGGQSAAGPDQLAATPAVADTARTLDTSGRPTPVAPTSADATTTSPTPAGATAPGPASSGRASTAPPQPAPVSSARKGVGVWDFPGVSEALANSKAGWYYTWSTQHPGIRTPAGATFVPMIWGPGSVTPTELARAEAAGPYLLGFNEPDLAEQSNMTVEQALDLWPQLAATGNILGSPAVAWGGADAGGWLDRFMSGARQRGYRVDFIALHWYGGDFTTANAVDQLRQYIEAVHQRYGKPIWLTEFALIRFGAGGAEFPSEQQQAAFLTAATDMLAGLPYLQRYAWFGLPATDRDRTGLFRSGSQATAVGRAFQAAD
- a CDS encoding DUF397 domain-containing protein, which encodes MSTKSAPQWRKSSLSSSNGGNCVEVADNLPARVLVRDSKDTSGPTLTFSPAAWHSFVADPPTTTTN
- a CDS encoding siderophore-interacting protein; this encodes MIPRVKRSRQRRVIPLQVRANIQLSPSFHRVTFGGAALAGFTSPGLDHGVRLFFPRTGQDRLWLPSLRNDAWMAETLLQPTSRRPWVRTYTVREFRPAQQELDIEFTRHGDQGPASAWVARARPGDPAGIFDEGYTYLPSDGADRQLLVGDESALPAILSILESAPVTLTGQVYLEVPQTADIRRIAGPLGVQVTWLARDGAGTIPGALALDTVRNAPDLGAPSYTWVAGEAKLATGVRRHLVDERGIGKRDIAFMGYWRHGRSSIG
- a CDS encoding TetR/AcrR family transcriptional regulator C-terminal domain-containing protein, which encodes MQLKRADVVTGALALLDTDGLDGLTMRKLGARLGVQAGAVYWHFKDKEALLGAVADRIVGEITETPLDPGTWDAQLAEFAHRFRRALLAHRDGARVVAGTYVTEPNTVQGGELVMRILTDAGFPLDRAGWAIFAGMYYVLGHTIEEQAQQAAGDWEQRAADVADTELLQAMDGAIKADPEERFAYGLELYLDGVRLRLAQAQQ
- a CDS encoding SDR family NAD(P)-dependent oxidoreductase, producing MTVDDVRPDLDLDLAGIDPAQLQVCLDVIEALSALPSDHPDVVRVQRATAKLYKSVKLRRREERRDAILAADRAVTAATATGAPGRIDDETKGIPLASTTLGATAGILHQPRACYICKERYREVDAFYHQLCPACAKLNHERRDARTDLTGRRALLTGGRAKIGMYIALRLLRDGAHTTITTRFPQDAARRFAAMDDSDQWLHRLRILGVDLRDPAQVIAVADSVAAQGPLDILINNAAQTVRRSPGAYAHLVAAESAPLPDGPLPEIVSFSSAGGRGEAAAAIGAPRPQSSAISPHALTALALTSGSASPERIALASAIDAGGLVPDLDPVNSWVQRVHEVDAVELLEVQLCNSVAPFILISRLRPAMAAAPARRKYVVNVSAMEGVFARGYKGAGHPHTNMAKAALNMLTRTSARELLTDGILMTSVDTGWITDERPHPTKMRLADEGFHAPLDLVDGAARVYDPIVRGEQGEDLYDCFLKDYAPSGW
- a CDS encoding zf-HC2 domain-containing protein; amino-acid sequence: MNTHPTPVLISRYAAGDAIDDATVWAIEAHLESCAACRTVLTTAVDPAARQLLDRVADGIAAGIAAGPAPARRRRLRRAGVTARILPWLATAVALMLVAVLFESTFHSMPSLVLLIAPVAPLLPVAAAWSRRTDPAWELIASMPRTGLSLLLRRTFAVLMAVVPVLAAAGGVTGHSPVRWLLPCLAFTAGALALGGLVGVDRAALGLSVVWSVGVIAPSLAGQRLPVILEAGSWPGWAAATAGLVAVLLIRAGDHSRPGIGYGQPGIGRN
- a CDS encoding DUF5980 family protein codes for the protein MSRTVRLTLAVATGLALIATAAPATAAPAGAAVPGSAAATAAATWDLSDYEQRACIPANTEWFTYFIGFVAGSWTTPLQVDVQGLPAGTVTSLPHPPIAPADNGDRYLGIAWVTTDLPPLAYGEYRAVMTLTDGSSTQSMPIVIKAQERWGC
- a CDS encoding MarR family winged helix-turn-helix transcriptional regulator, coding for MESTPRRLATRASWLITQTAVHSRRLVAEGFTAAGARGYHYRVLAALHEFGPASQADLGRRCQMDRSDVVAAVTELERAGFVARGTDPADRRRNTVTISDTGERQLHQLDDALDQVQDDLLAPLTPAERQTLITLLGKVLDHHSTPPTAGDQQQNVT
- a CDS encoding helix-turn-helix domain-containing protein, translated to MRQSDAPLRVIAAEVGYRSEFAFASSFKRHFGTAPGAYRRGRNSADSASPDQQPHLS
- a CDS encoding nuclear transport factor 2 family protein; translation: MSPTADRVEIAELVARLARALDQRRFDDLRSIYTPDAQTSSPRGELRGIDEIVEGIRRTSPADEGIQHFNTDVVVDLDLKRDQAEVSTHQLVYFFRPGEAPYRTAGVQAGYTAIRTPEGWRFTHARIVPVWQQVTG
- a CDS encoding helix-turn-helix domain-containing protein, giving the protein MVNELGDLLRRERISRGMTQDAVGTAVHISGSAIGHFEKGKSAPQETTADALDLLFGTGSRVQELAREARGEAVAPWLRPWVENEKRSLLLRTVEPTLIPGLLQTEAYARAILSAGQHTPEQVEELVAIRMARQTAALERAEPAALVALIGEPALHTGDPVFMKDQLEHLVDIGDRYNVHIRVIPQRAGLHAGLAGAFVIATLIGGAQIGYLDDQLEGRIAATSKDMATLVRTWEALSGIALTCEQSRNLILKVIDEHEERATVAQVQS
- a CDS encoding RNA polymerase sigma factor — its product is MRRSLDALDEGELLRRIAKGDRRAFDELYRRTSPWLTARLRRRCADDDLVAEVLQDTYLAVWRSAGSQAQDSAKGSAVGWLWTIAARRLVDAFRARARRERVPAVQTFATIAPAAEDEVLADGMDANLEQALLALPANLRQVLRAMVLDGLTTRETSVLLGMPEGTVKTYARRARIALREALS